A genome region from Gigantopelta aegis isolate Gae_Host chromosome 3, Gae_host_genome, whole genome shotgun sequence includes the following:
- the LOC121368538 gene encoding NADH-ubiquinone oxidoreductase chain 5-like produces the protein MPKLCLLFYCFFVIVFFFFVFLLCLLFYCFFVIVFFFFVFLLCLLFYCFFVIVFFFFVFLLCLLFYCFFVIVFFFFVFLLCLLFCCFFVFFFLLCLLFYCFFVVVVFFFFVFLLSLLFYCFFVIVFFFFFFFLLCLLFYCFFVVVFFLFFVFLLSLLFYCFFVIVFFFFFFLLCLLFYCFFVVVFFFFFVFLLSLLFYCFFVIVFFFFFLLCLLFYCLFVVVFFFFFVFLLNLLFYCFFVVVFFFFVFLLSLLFYCFFVIVFFFFFLLCLLFYCFFVVVFFFFFVFLLNLLFYCFFVIVFFFFFFLLCLLFYCFFVVVFFFFFVFLLSLLFYCFFVIVFFFFFFFFLLCLLFYCFFVVVFFFFFVFLLSLLFYCFFVIVFFFFLLCLLFYCFFVVVFFFFFVFLLNLLFYCFFIIVFFFFFSFFFFLLCLLFYCFFVVVVVFFFFLLCLLFYCFFVIGFFFFFFLLCLLFYWFFVIGFFFFFFLLCLLFYCFFVIVFFFFFFLLCLLFYCFFVVVFFFFFVFLLSLLFYCFFVIVFFFFFFLLCLLFYCFFVVVFFFFVFLLCL, from the exons ATGCCTAAGCTATG CTTGTTATTCTATTGCTTCTTCGtcatcgtcttcttcttcttcgtcttcctCCTCTGCTTGTTATTCTATTGCTTCTTCGtcatcgtcttcttcttcttcgtcttcctCCTCTGCTTGTTATTCTATTGCTTCTTCGtcatcgtcttcttcttcttcgtcttcctCCTCTGCTTGTTATTCTATTGCTTCTTCGtcatcgtcttcttcttcttcgtcttcctCCTCTGCTTGTTATTCTGTtgcttcttcgtcttcttcttcctcctctgCTTGTTATTCTATTGCttcttcgtcgtcgtcgtcttcttcttcttcgtcttcctCCTCAGCTTGTTATTCTACTGCTTCTTCGtcatcgtcttcttcttcttcttcttcttcctcctctgCTTGTTATTCTATTGCTTCTTCGTCGTcgtcttcttcttgttcttcgtCTTCCTCCTCAGCTTGTTATTCTATTGCTTCTTCGtcatcgtcttcttcttcttcttcttcctcctctgCTTGTTATTCTATTGCTTCTTCgtcgtcgtcttcttcttcttcttcgtcttcctCCTCAGCTTGTTATTCTACTGCTTCTTCGtcatcgtcttcttcttcttctttctcctcTGCTTGTTATTCTATTGCCTCTTCgtcgtcgtcttcttcttcttcttcgtcttcctCCTCAACTTGTTATTCTACTGCTTCTTCgtcgtcgtcttcttcttcttcgtcttcctCCTCAGCTTGTTATTCTACTGCTTCTTCGtcatcgtcttcttcttcttcttcctcctctgCTTGTTATTCTATTGCTTCTTCgtcgtcgtcttcttcttcttcttcgtcttcctCCTCAACTTGTTATTCTACTGCTTCTTCGtcatcgtcttcttcttcttcttcttcctcctctgCTTGTTATTCTATTGCTTCTTCgtcgtcgtcttcttcttcttcttcgtcttcctCCTCAGCTTGTTATTCTACTGCTTCTTCGtcatcgtcttcttcttcttcttcttcttcttcctcctctgCTTGTTATTCTATTGCTTCTTCgtcgtcgtcttcttcttcttcttcgtcttcctCCTCAGCTTGTTATTCTACTGCTTCTTCGtcatcgtcttcttcttcttcctcctctgCTTGTTATTCTATTGCTTCTTCgtcgtcgtcttcttcttcttcttcgtcttcctCCTCAACTTGTTATTCTATTGCTTCTTCAtcatcgtcttcttcttcttcttctccttcttcttcttcctcctctgCTTGTTATTCTATTGCttcttcgtcgtcgtcgtcgtcttcttcttcttcctcctctgCTTGTTATTCTACTGCTTCTTCGTCATcggcttcttcttcttcttcttcctcctctgCTTGTTATTCTACTGGTTCTTCGTCATcggcttcttcttcttcttcttcctcctctgCTTGTTATTCTACTGCTTCTTCGtcatcgtcttcttcttcttcttcttcctcctctgCTTGTTATTCTATTGCTTCTTCgtcgtcgtcttcttcttcttcttcgtcttcctCCTCAGCTTGTTATTCTACTGCTTCTTCGtcatcgtcttcttcttcttcttcttcctcctctgCTTGTTATTCTATTGCTTCTTCgtcgtcgtcttcttcttcttcgtcttcctCCTCTGCTTGTAA